The nucleotide sequence GCCGAGTAAGGCGACATTGCCGTCTTGCCAAGTAGGGATGGGGTCACGGTCGATCATCGGGTTTTCAAAGGCCGTCTCTGCCCCGCGCAACAGCGTGGGCACATCCAGCCAATCCCAGTTCCAGTCTTCAAAATGATGGATGAACGTACCGACACTGGTCGGCTTGAACCAACTGCTTTCGCGAACAGCTGGATCGTCGTAGGTGACTTCGGCAATCCAATTGATCCAGGCCAGCCCGTCTGTATCAGTGGGTGAGATCGGATATATCACCATGCGTTGTTTGTGGGTGCCCAGCCCTATGAATGATGAGCCAGTCCGGATCGGTTTGGCCCGTGTCGTGCCACGCCACATGATCGCGCCGCCCCAATGGATCGGGGGTTGGGCCGGGTGCATCTGCGCGCGGATTGCTGAATGAATGCCGTCCGCGCCAATCAAAAGGGCTCCGCTTTGCGTCGTCTGTCTGCCGTCCGCCGTTTCAATAGTCGCAGTGACACCGCCATCTGCATTGTTCTGATAGCCCACAACGCGCGTGCCCAATTGCACTGTATCGGCGCCAGCGCGGGCGATCAGTTTTTGGTAAAGTGCCATGTGAAGCTGGCCGCGATGGGCCGCGTATTGGGGCCATGCGTAACCGGCGTCCAATCCGCGCGCTTCGGCATAGATGTCCTTGCCGTTCAGCCCGACCAGCGCCCATTCCTTTGCAGGAACGCCAACCTGATCCAACTCATCGGTGCTAAACCCCATGTCGAGAAGCTCGCGCACACCGTTCGGCTGAAGGTTGATCCCAACGCCAAGCGGGCGAAGCTGTTCGACCGCCTCGAAAACGATGGCGCGCACACCGATCTGATCAAGCGTCAAAGCCAGCGCCAGCCCGCCAATGCCACCCCCTGCGATAAGTACGGTCTGATCAGGCATCGGCCTATTCCTCATGTCTTGGATTAACTTAAACGGTCAGTGTCTCGGGATTGCCGTCATACAGCTCAGCAATCTTGTTCGCGTTGTTGGCACGCATGGCACGTTGATTGAGCGAGCCTTTCTCAGTGACCTCGCCTTTGTCAAAGCTGGGCTCATCGCGCAGGATCAAGGCGCGCCGCACGCAGGTGGCCGATCCTGTGGCTCGCTCGGCGGCGCGGCGCAGCTTGTCGCGCAAGGCGGTATGCAGTTGATCTGCGTCCATCTGCTTGGCGCCCTCCGAGAGCAGCAAGAGCGCGCCAAGCTCGGCTTCGTTCTCGCCGGTGATCACAGCATCGCGCACAAGCCCGTCCATGGCATCGACGAGCACTGCACGCACCGCGCCAACAGCGACCCATGTGCCCGTGTTCAGCTTGAAATTTTCAGCAACGCGCCCGTCAAAAAAGAAGCCCTTCGT is from Sulfitobacter geojensis and encodes:
- a CDS encoding flavin-dependent oxidoreductase, giving the protein MPDQTVLIAGGGIGGLALALTLDQIGVRAIVFEAVEQLRPLGVGINLQPNGVRELLDMGFSTDELDQVGVPAKEWALVGLNGKDIYAEARGLDAGYAWPQYAAHRGQLHMALYQKLIARAGADTVQLGTRVVGYQNNADGGVTATIETADGRQTTQSGALLIGADGIHSAIRAQMHPAQPPIHWGGAIMWRGTTRAKPIRTGSSFIGLGTHKQRMVIYPISPTDTDGLAWINWIAEVTYDDPAVRESSWFKPTSVGTFIHHFEDWNWDWLDVPTLLRGAETAFENPMIDRDPIPTWQDGNVALLGDAAHAMYPTGSNGATQAIVDGRVLGAKMLEHGLSGDALAAYDNELCGPVSELVLRNRGAGPFGLLNIVDERCGGMFDDIDDVIPQAERAEFMAGYKSAAGFAMETLNAAPPIIEKSRKVGSSG